In Pseudoduganella albidiflava, a single window of DNA contains:
- a CDS encoding sulfite reductase flavoprotein subunit alpha encodes MKRDSLPAGVTPASPAASQPIASRRWTLPTWKQAWFQLHWFVGITAGTVLVVIGLSGALLVFKEEMLDLANPGVRHVPAQNAPALAPQQVAEAVRAAHPERRVASVIVYSAPGTAARVGLAALPGQPRGESVYVHPYTGALQPHLAGEAAFEWIEFLHRWLLLERETGKPVTGTLALCLLGLALSGLYLRWPRNARNWRTWLTFDTRLKGRSFLWALHAVAGTWALVAYLVFTLTGAYWAFDVVRSTVDGWAGVKRPPREAPAKASSRMPGGQRAKTMPVDLAPAWNTFVGTAPGWQMAFLRFTDKPNDPIQVAWLAADAPHPRARGAMTIAPDGTLVKHEPYAAKSAGARALTTLYPLHIGTYFGLPGQIAMMLASLALPGFAVTGWMLYLKRRRQARAARTERARLQAIDGAAGPLAMAAVAPVLVAYASQTGQAESLALRTAAALRSSGTPADVRAVATLAPRDLAGYGEALFVASSYGEGEPPDGARRFARLLAERDDRLPGLRYAVLALGDSAYARFCGFGRALDDRLAALGATRLFAPVEVDNGDEAAVARWSAALACLGAAPLAEVAAGAGAPWQSWTLASRTLLNPGSLGAPLHEVRLEPDGDAATAGWLPGALLELEARHADTVVQAWLAQSGLDGRAVVGEHTLAGLLATSELPDADHRFASAGACAAVLKPLAPRRYSIASLPADGAVELLVRQVRHEQGLGLASGWLTAHAAPGTAVRARLLANPGFAPVDADVPCIYIGNGSGLAGLRGHLRARVAAGRQRNWLVFGERQRAFDSLCAREVQGWAATGFLPELDLVFSRDGEGYVQDRLRARAGLLRAWIGDGAVLFICGSLQGMAGGVDAALADLLGRDTVELLAAEGRIRRDVY; translated from the coding sequence ATGAAACGCGATTCCCTGCCCGCCGGCGTCACCCCTGCCAGCCCTGCCGCTTCCCAACCCATCGCTTCCCGCCGCTGGACCCTGCCGACCTGGAAGCAGGCCTGGTTCCAGCTGCACTGGTTCGTCGGCATCACGGCCGGCACGGTGCTGGTCGTGATCGGCCTGAGCGGCGCCCTGCTGGTGTTCAAGGAAGAAATGCTGGACCTGGCCAACCCGGGCGTGCGCCACGTGCCCGCGCAGAATGCGCCGGCCCTGGCGCCCCAGCAGGTGGCCGAGGCGGTCCGTGCCGCCCACCCGGAGCGGCGCGTCGCCTCCGTGATCGTGTACTCGGCACCGGGCACCGCGGCCCGCGTCGGCCTGGCGGCGCTGCCGGGCCAGCCGCGCGGCGAATCGGTGTACGTGCATCCCTATACAGGCGCGTTGCAGCCGCACCTGGCCGGCGAGGCGGCATTCGAATGGATCGAATTCCTGCACCGCTGGCTGCTGTTGGAGCGCGAGACGGGCAAGCCGGTCACGGGCACGCTGGCGCTGTGCCTGCTCGGCCTGGCGCTGTCCGGCCTGTACCTGCGCTGGCCCCGCAATGCGCGCAACTGGCGCACCTGGCTGACGTTCGACACGCGCCTGAAAGGCCGCTCGTTCCTGTGGGCGCTGCACGCGGTGGCCGGGACCTGGGCGCTGGTCGCCTACCTGGTCTTCACGCTGACCGGCGCCTACTGGGCGTTCGACGTGGTGCGCAGCACGGTCGATGGCTGGGCCGGCGTGAAGCGCCCGCCGCGCGAGGCGCCCGCCAAGGCGTCGTCCAGGATGCCGGGCGGGCAGCGCGCCAAAACCATGCCGGTCGACCTGGCGCCGGCCTGGAACACCTTCGTCGGCACCGCGCCGGGCTGGCAGATGGCCTTCCTGCGCTTCACCGACAAGCCCAACGACCCGATCCAGGTAGCCTGGCTGGCCGCCGACGCGCCCCATCCCCGCGCGCGCGGCGCCATGACGATCGCGCCGGACGGCACGCTGGTGAAGCATGAACCGTATGCGGCGAAGTCCGCCGGCGCGCGCGCCCTGACCACGCTCTATCCGCTCCACATCGGCACCTACTTCGGCCTGCCCGGGCAGATCGCCATGATGCTGGCCAGCCTGGCCCTGCCCGGTTTTGCCGTGACGGGCTGGATGCTGTACCTGAAGCGCCGCCGCCAGGCACGCGCGGCGCGCACCGAACGCGCCCGCCTGCAGGCGATCGACGGGGCGGCCGGCCCGCTGGCCATGGCGGCCGTCGCGCCGGTGCTGGTCGCCTACGCCAGCCAGACGGGCCAGGCCGAAAGTCTCGCGCTGCGCACCGCGGCGGCATTGCGCTCCTCCGGTACGCCGGCCGACGTGCGGGCCGTGGCCACGCTGGCGCCGCGCGACCTGGCCGGCTACGGCGAAGCGCTGTTCGTCGCCAGCAGCTATGGCGAAGGCGAACCGCCGGATGGCGCGCGCCGCTTCGCCCGCCTGCTGGCCGAACGGGACGACCGCCTGCCGGGTTTGCGCTACGCCGTGCTGGCCCTGGGCGACAGCGCCTACGCGCGCTTCTGCGGCTTCGGCCGCGCGCTGGACGACCGCCTGGCGGCGCTGGGCGCCACGCGCCTGTTCGCGCCGGTCGAAGTGGACAATGGCGACGAAGCCGCGGTGGCGCGCTGGTCGGCGGCGCTGGCCTGCCTGGGCGCCGCGCCGCTGGCCGAGGTGGCCGCCGGCGCCGGCGCGCCATGGCAAAGCTGGACCCTGGCGTCACGCACCCTGCTGAACCCCGGCAGCCTGGGCGCACCGCTGCATGAAGTGCGGCTGGAGCCGGACGGGGACGCCGCGACGGCCGGCTGGCTGCCCGGCGCTCTGCTCGAGCTCGAAGCGCGCCATGCCGACACGGTGGTGCAGGCGTGGCTGGCTCAGTCCGGGCTGGATGGCCGGGCCGTCGTCGGCGAGCACACGCTGGCCGGCTTGCTGGCCACCAGCGAACTGCCCGATGCGGACCACCGCTTCGCTTCGGCCGGGGCGTGCGCCGCGGTGCTGAAGCCGCTGGCACCGCGCCGCTATTCGATCGCCTCGCTGCCCGCCGATGGCGCGGTGGAATTGCTGGTACGGCAAGTGCGCCATGAACAGGGCCTGGGGCTTGCGTCGGGCTGGCTGACGGCACATGCGGCGCCGGGTACCGCGGTGCGCGCACGGCTGCTGGCCAATCCCGGCTTCGCCCCGGTCGACGCCGACGTGCCCTGCATTTACATCGGCAACGGCTCCGGGCTGGCCGGGCTGCGCGGCCACCTGCGCGCCCGCGTGGCCGCCGGCCGCCAGCGCAACTGGCTGGTGTTCGGCGAACGCCAGCGTGCTTTCGACAGCCTGTGCGCGCGCGAAGTGCAGGGCTGGGCCGCCACCGGCTTCCTGCCGGAACTCGACCTGGTGTTTTCGCGCGATGGCGAAGGCTACGTGCAGGACCGCCTCCGAGCCCGCGCCGGCCTGCTGCGCGCCTGGATCGGCGATGGCGCCGTGCTGTTCATCTGCGGCAGCCTGCAGGGCATGGCTGGCGGCGTCGATGCCGCGCTGGCCGACCTGCTGGGCCGCGACACGGTGGAACTGCTGGCGGCCGAAGGACGGATCCGGCGCGACGTGTACTGA
- a CDS encoding DUF3224 domain-containing protein: MHTIAALALAAGQAASPAEVKGTFDVTITPVPEARTAPDDTRGRMRFTKTFQGALSGTSEGEMLTAGAPASGSAGYVALERFTGTLGGRRGSFVMQHSGTMHGGRQDLSIAIAPGSGTGELAGIAGSATIDIAGKQHFYTLRYTLPAP; encoded by the coding sequence ATGCATACCATTGCCGCCCTCGCGCTCGCCGCCGGCCAGGCCGCCAGCCCGGCCGAGGTGAAAGGAACCTTCGACGTGACGATCACGCCCGTGCCGGAAGCACGCACCGCGCCGGACGATACACGGGGGCGCATGCGGTTCACGAAGACCTTCCAGGGCGCGCTGTCCGGCACCAGCGAGGGCGAGATGCTGACGGCCGGCGCGCCGGCCAGCGGTTCGGCCGGCTATGTCGCGCTGGAGCGCTTCACGGGCACCCTGGGCGGGCGCCGCGGCAGCTTCGTGATGCAGCACTCGGGCACCATGCACGGCGGGCGCCAGGATCTGTCGATCGCGATCGCGCCCGGGTCGGGCACCGGCGAACTGGCCGGCATCGCCGGCAGCGCCACCATCGATATCGCCGGCAAGCAGCATTTCTATACGCTGCGCTACACCCTGCCGGCGCCGTGA
- a CDS encoding AraC family transcriptional regulator has translation MPDGTPKGILDPRAMARRFALRRHPPPPALAPFVEYLWVVEWDLGGAPAQVQRVLPYPHAHLVFESGASALHGIVRGPFDKVLAGSGRAVGVRFRAGGQRPWWTGAAASLTGRIVPLAELSGIDGAAAERQVLGAADDAGVIGAVHALLAPAAAMARPDPRAALAQQALDAAAAQHGPGSVAMLAAAVGLPERGLQRLFRDQVGVPPKWVVQRYRLQEAAALLAGPACPDLAGLAQRLGFFDQAHLTRAFTALVGRSPLAYWKGQMAGA, from the coding sequence ATGCCGGACGGTACCCCGAAGGGCATCCTCGACCCGCGGGCGATGGCGCGCCGCTTCGCCCTGCGGCGCCACCCGCCGCCGCCAGCCCTGGCGCCGTTCGTCGAGTACCTGTGGGTGGTCGAATGGGACCTGGGCGGCGCGCCGGCCCAGGTGCAGCGCGTGCTGCCGTATCCGCACGCGCACCTCGTGTTCGAGAGCGGGGCCAGCGCGCTGCACGGCATCGTGCGCGGACCGTTCGACAAGGTCCTGGCGGGCAGCGGGCGTGCCGTGGGCGTGCGTTTCCGCGCCGGCGGCCAGCGCCCGTGGTGGACCGGCGCCGCCGCGTCGCTCACCGGCCGGATCGTGCCGCTGGCGGAGCTGTCCGGCATCGATGGCGCCGCCGCCGAACGGCAGGTGCTGGGCGCGGCCGACGATGCCGGCGTGATCGGCGCGGTCCATGCCTTGCTGGCGCCGGCCGCCGCAATGGCCCGGCCGGATCCGCGCGCGGCGCTGGCGCAGCAGGCCCTCGACGCGGCCGCGGCGCAGCACGGGCCGGGGTCCGTGGCCATGCTGGCGGCCGCCGTCGGCCTGCCCGAGCGGGGGCTGCAGCGGCTGTTCCGCGACCAGGTCGGCGTGCCGCCGAAATGGGTGGTGCAGCGCTACCGGTTGCAGGAGGCCGCGGCGCTGCTGGCAGGACCCGCCTGCCCGGATCTCGCCGGCCTGGCGCAGCGACTGGGCTTCTTCGACCAGGCCCACCTGACCCGTGCGTTTACCGCGCTGGTGGGCCGCTCGCCACTGGCGTATTGGAAGGGACAGATGGCGGGCGCGTGA
- a CDS encoding hybrid sensor histidine kinase/response regulator, translated as MHDRRGITLSLRHLLLLLTAIGFLPLALLGTWGLMAAADVQQREQDRSMLELARALSSAVDAEHDGAAAVLGGIANSPAVRTGDLRAFHELATQHAAAQAQWLGVILADAAGRSVFRTMAPFGAAPAPVADPASLARAAAGDAPVAGGVMRGAGGRAAFPVRLPIDLPRGRFVLSAVIAPDRIVNVIRRQRAPDDWVIAVMDRDGRRVARSREHERYLGGLASPGLQRLMRSAREGTGDSRTIEDVPVRTAFTTSSRWGWTVVVSAPTASLRSPVLRGAVVYAAGLALTLAACIGLASLLSRRIVRRIDSLVQGAAALGAGAPVAVEPSRVREIGQMGQALAAAAAARDRHERERSDLLASLERAVASQEAALAEAREAGRAKDEFLAVLGHELRNPLSPIVASLDLMDLRGEMGAQRERAVLRRQVAHLKRLVDDLLDVSRIASGKLELDLRPVDLADIARQAAAAAAGLRVTVQAPPSLWVAGDDSRLAQVLGNLLSNAGRFGGGEAAITLAQAIVGDRPMARLAVSDRGAGMAPDLLARVFEPFYQAPQQLARRTGGLGLGLAIVRKIVELHGGQVAAHSPGPGLGSTFEVLLPLAQPGLAPVEAPHVPVPQGLRVLLVDDNEDAARSSALMLRHIGLDVQVAHTAHEALAAYGDGPVDAALLDIGLPDMDGYALAMALRAAADGRALRLVALTGYGRKGDVARAAAAGFDLHLTKPASLEDLRRALAA; from the coding sequence ATGCACGATCGCCGCGGCATTACCCTCAGCCTGCGCCATCTGCTGTTACTGCTGACGGCGATCGGCTTCCTGCCGCTGGCGCTGCTCGGCACCTGGGGCCTGATGGCGGCCGCCGACGTGCAGCAGCGCGAGCAGGACCGTTCGATGCTCGAACTGGCGCGGGCGCTGTCGTCGGCCGTCGACGCCGAGCATGACGGCGCCGCCGCGGTGCTGGGCGGCATTGCCAACTCCCCGGCCGTGCGCACCGGGGACCTGCGTGCCTTCCATGAACTGGCCACGCAGCACGCCGCGGCGCAAGCCCAGTGGCTCGGCGTGATCCTGGCCGATGCGGCGGGGCGCTCGGTGTTCCGCACCATGGCGCCGTTCGGCGCGGCGCCGGCACCCGTGGCCGACCCTGCCAGCCTGGCCCGCGCGGCCGCCGGCGATGCACCCGTGGCCGGTGGCGTGATGCGCGGCGCCGGCGGCCGTGCCGCTTTCCCCGTGCGGCTGCCCATCGACCTGCCCCGCGGCCGGTTCGTGCTGTCCGCCGTCATCGCGCCTGACCGTATCGTCAACGTGATCCGGCGCCAGCGCGCGCCGGACGACTGGGTGATCGCCGTGATGGACCGCGACGGCCGCCGCGTGGCCCGTTCGCGCGAGCACGAGCGCTACCTGGGCGGCCTGGCCAGCCCCGGGCTGCAGCGCCTGATGCGTTCCGCGCGGGAGGGCACCGGCGATTCGCGCACCATCGAGGATGTGCCCGTGCGTACCGCGTTCACCACCTCGTCGCGCTGGGGCTGGACGGTGGTCGTCAGCGCGCCGACCGCGTCGCTGCGCTCGCCCGTGCTGCGTGGTGCCGTCGTGTACGCGGCGGGCCTGGCGCTGACGCTGGCCGCCTGCATCGGGCTGGCGTCGCTGCTGTCGCGCCGCATCGTGCGCCGCATCGACAGCCTGGTGCAGGGCGCCGCCGCGCTCGGTGCCGGCGCGCCGGTGGCGGTGGAGCCGTCACGGGTGCGCGAGATCGGACAGATGGGCCAGGCATTGGCCGCCGCGGCCGCCGCGCGCGACCGGCACGAACGGGAACGTTCGGACCTGCTGGCCTCCCTCGAGCGGGCCGTGGCGTCGCAGGAGGCGGCGCTGGCCGAGGCGCGCGAAGCCGGCCGCGCCAAGGATGAATTCCTGGCGGTGCTGGGGCACGAACTGCGCAATCCGCTCAGCCCGATCGTGGCATCGCTGGACTTGATGGACTTGCGCGGCGAGATGGGCGCGCAGCGCGAGCGCGCCGTGCTGCGGCGCCAGGTGGCGCACCTGAAGCGGCTGGTGGACGACTTGCTGGACGTATCGCGCATCGCGTCGGGCAAGCTGGAGCTGGACTTGCGGCCGGTCGACCTGGCCGATATCGCGCGGCAGGCCGCCGCCGCCGCCGCCGGCCTGCGCGTGACAGTGCAGGCGCCGCCGTCGCTGTGGGTGGCCGGCGACGACAGCCGGCTGGCCCAGGTTCTGGGCAACCTGCTGTCGAACGCCGGCCGTTTCGGCGGCGGGGAAGCGGCCATCACGCTGGCTCAGGCAATTGTGGGGGACCGGCCGATGGCGCGGCTGGCCGTCAGCGACCGCGGCGCCGGCATGGCGCCGGACCTGCTGGCGCGGGTGTTCGAGCCGTTCTACCAGGCGCCCCAGCAACTGGCGCGCCGCACCGGCGGCCTGGGGCTGGGCCTGGCCATCGTGCGCAAGATCGTCGAGCTGCATGGCGGCCAGGTGGCGGCGCACAGCCCCGGCCCCGGGCTGGGCAGCACGTTCGAGGTGCTGCTGCCGCTGGCGCAACCGGGCCTGGCGCCCGTCGAGGCGCCGCACGTGCCGGTACCGCAGGGGCTGCGCGTGCTGCTGGTCGACGACAACGAGGATGCCGCGCGTTCCAGTGCGCTGATGCTGCGCCATATCGGGCTCGATGTGCAGGTCGCCCATACCGCGCACGAGGCGCTGGCGGCGTATGGCGACGGGCCGGTGGATGCCGCGCTGCTCGACATCGGGTTGCCGGACATGGATGGCTATGCGCTGGCGATGGCCTTGCGCGCGGCGGCGGACGGGCGCGCCCTGCGGCTGGTGGCCCTGACCGGCTATGGCCGCAAGGGCGACGTGGCGCGTGCCGCGGCGGCGGGCTTCGACCTGCATCTGACGAAACCGGCATCGCTGGAGGACTTGCGGCGCGCGCTGGCCGCATGA
- a CDS encoding DUF378 domain-containing protein has translation MATMNTGSADVVAHKAMNAVDWIAMVLLIVGGLNWGLVGLFQFDLVAAIFGEQTTASRIVYALVGLSALYGIYLAAKKLPNH, from the coding sequence ATGGCAACGATGAATACCGGCTCGGCCGACGTGGTCGCGCACAAGGCTATGAATGCCGTGGACTGGATCGCGATGGTGCTGCTGATCGTGGGCGGCTTGAACTGGGGGCTGGTCGGCCTGTTCCAGTTCGACCTGGTCGCCGCGATCTTCGGTGAACAGACCACCGCCTCGCGCATCGTGTATGCGCTGGTGGGCCTGTCCGCGCTGTACGGGATCTACCTGGCGGCGAAGAAGCTGCCGAATCACTGA
- a CDS encoding sigma-70 family RNA polymerase sigma factor, with amino-acid sequence MNAAPRHSNSLALRNEWLSSEFRRSYGWLTATVHRLVGSRNDAEDLAASTFTELAALDEVGHVRQPRALLTTIARRLTYEFWRRRDLERAWLAELAQRPEGHGASAEEVCMTVEEIVRIDAALATLSAKAREAFILSQFEELGYAEIAVRLGVSTSMVRKYVAQALAACWPAA; translated from the coding sequence ATGAACGCCGCACCCCGACACAGCAATTCCCTGGCGCTGCGCAACGAATGGCTCAGCAGTGAATTCAGGCGCAGCTACGGCTGGCTGACGGCCACCGTACACCGGCTGGTCGGTTCCCGCAACGATGCGGAAGACCTGGCCGCCTCCACCTTCACCGAGCTGGCCGCGCTCGACGAAGTTGGCCATGTCAGGCAGCCGCGCGCGCTGCTGACGACGATCGCGCGCCGCCTCACCTATGAATTCTGGCGCCGCCGCGACCTGGAGCGGGCCTGGCTGGCCGAGCTGGCGCAGCGCCCGGAAGGCCATGGCGCATCGGCCGAGGAAGTCTGCATGACGGTCGAGGAAATCGTGCGCATCGATGCGGCGCTGGCCACGCTGTCGGCGAAGGCGCGCGAAGCGTTCATCCTCAGCCAGTTCGAGGAACTGGGCTATGCCGAGATCGCGGTGCGCCTCGGCGTTTCGACCAGCATGGTGCGCAAGTACGTGGCCCAGGCGCTGGCCGCCTGCTGGCCCGCGGCGTGA
- a CDS encoding FecR family protein, whose product MSVDQRSGAERAAIEWEVRLREPATDERALRAFRKWHDGAPEHAAAWASLQRRLGLMGGRSGSGGGIAVARALRHPVEERRRALRAAFGTAVLAISGTGGWKLAHELGYDATWRSGVGEHGAATLADGSALRFDAASRIDLGTGRGPMRLHLRQGQLLVRARRALTVTVAGADIDCDGAELCAGRLGRRGIVAVRGGSAVLRVPGVRAVELASGDTLTFDGAGALSSPLSFNAAAGWTRGMLVADRLPLPDLAEAFGRYHRGILRVSGAAAGHVISGVFRLADLDGALRQIAGALPVRVNRYGLLAIIE is encoded by the coding sequence ATGAGTGTCGATCAACGCAGCGGGGCCGAGCGGGCAGCCATCGAGTGGGAAGTGCGGTTGCGCGAGCCGGCGACGGACGAGCGCGCGCTGCGGGCGTTCCGCAAGTGGCATGACGGCGCGCCGGAGCATGCGGCGGCATGGGCATCGCTGCAGCGGCGGCTCGGCCTGATGGGCGGGCGCAGTGGCAGCGGCGGCGGCATCGCGGTGGCGCGCGCACTGCGCCATCCCGTGGAAGAGCGCCGCCGCGCGCTGCGCGCCGCGTTCGGTACGGCGGTGCTGGCCATTTCCGGGACCGGCGGCTGGAAGCTGGCGCATGAACTGGGTTACGACGCCACGTGGCGCAGCGGCGTCGGCGAACACGGCGCGGCCACGCTGGCGGACGGCTCGGCGCTGCGCTTCGATGCCGCGTCGCGCATCGACCTCGGCACTGGGCGCGGCCCGATGCGCCTGCACCTGCGCCAGGGGCAACTGCTGGTGCGGGCGCGGCGCGCACTTACCGTGACGGTGGCCGGCGCCGACATCGATTGCGACGGCGCCGAGCTGTGCGCGGGCCGCCTGGGGCGGCGCGGCATCGTCGCCGTGCGCGGCGGCAGCGCCGTGCTGCGGGTACCCGGCGTGCGCGCCGTCGAGCTGGCGTCCGGCGACACGTTGACGTTCGATGGGGCAGGGGCACTGTCGTCGCCGCTGTCGTTCAACGCGGCCGCCGGCTGGACGCGCGGCATGCTGGTGGCCGACCGCCTGCCGCTGCCCGACCTGGCCGAAGCGTTCGGCCGCTACCACCGCGGCATCCTGCGCGTGTCCGGCGCGGCGGCCGGCCACGTCATCAGCGGCGTCTTCCGCCTGGCCGACCTGGACGGTGCGCTGCGGCAGATCGCCGGCGCGCTGCCGGTGCGCGTGAACCGTTATGGACTCCTGGCGATCATCGAATGA